A region from the Cellvibrio sp. PSBB006 genome encodes:
- a CDS encoding ATP-binding protein, which yields MTFELSHVALIGISYLLLLFGIAWITERGWIPDSITSHPITYILSLGIFASAWAFYGVIDLAFSYGYGALAYYLGTGALFLFAPVALAPLAELARRHQVHSLADLLVFRYHSHAVGALTTLCMLLGILPLMALQIQAIADTMHILTVSGNPSLPLQGTGLTFKDLMALCYCVILALFTILFGSNREQHRGLITAMAFESLLKVCALCAVGLVAVYGIFDGLGGLDEWLADHPENIALLHTPIRDGSAHTLLLVFIATAVTMPHIFHLGLAENPLMRNSHTVTWAFPLFLLLMALPVFPILWAGFELAVPLPAQYFTLGVPILFNSPGLTVLAFLGGLSAATGAMIIITLALATMVMNHWLLPTFRLRARHDIYRQLLWLRRILIGAIFLGGYLFYWILDNRYSLTNLALLAFIETLQFLPGTFAIMFWTKGNRRGMLAGLAAGTLIWAAGLLVPVIWHIEALAVPFTEVVIPVGIEHWSDVTLVSLGVNTLIFVIISLITRQTEDEHYSADLCAADELSHPVRQALDVHSALEFKTRLTKPLGKVTASREVDIALNELNLSINERRPYALRRLRDQIEGNLSSLMGIHVASEIMDKHLPYQVAEARDTVDINLMENRLSEYRDHLTGMAAELNNLRLYHRKTLEELPMAVCSLGRDMEILMWNRAMADLTETPGEEVTGSRLDDIAEPWRSLLTEFSNGSETHYYRREIELNGRPHWVSLHKAAIEGTINAGVYDQVILLEDVTETQLLEQELVHSERLASVGRLAAGVAHEIGNPITGIACLAQNLRYESENPEILETAEQILSQTDRVSRIVQSLVGFSHTGHNKKSDFQAVILRDCANEAIQLLSLQKDKNQVLFSNDIAPNAIVAGDTQRIIQVFINLLSNARDASPEQGRVTLDSNEDEYSIIFSVTDEGSGIAPEHIEQIFEPFFTTKEPGEGTGLGLAMVYSIVDDHGGYLDITSPADTVHNRGARFTIKLPRHIDSVL from the coding sequence ATGACGTTTGAGTTAAGCCACGTTGCCTTGATCGGCATCAGTTATCTTCTGCTCCTGTTCGGTATCGCCTGGATTACCGAACGCGGCTGGATTCCGGATTCCATTACCTCGCATCCCATCACCTATATTTTGTCGCTCGGCATCTTTGCCAGCGCCTGGGCGTTTTACGGGGTCATCGACCTGGCCTTTTCTTATGGTTACGGCGCGCTGGCCTATTACCTGGGCACCGGCGCGTTATTCCTGTTTGCGCCGGTCGCACTGGCGCCCTTGGCGGAACTGGCGCGGCGCCACCAGGTTCACTCATTGGCAGACCTGCTGGTATTTCGTTACCACAGCCATGCCGTGGGCGCGCTGACCACACTGTGCATGTTGCTCGGCATCCTGCCGTTGATGGCGCTGCAGATTCAGGCCATCGCGGACACCATGCACATCCTCACCGTCAGCGGCAATCCTTCGTTGCCATTACAGGGCACGGGCCTGACCTTCAAGGATCTGATGGCACTGTGCTACTGCGTGATTCTCGCGTTGTTTACGATTCTGTTCGGCTCCAACCGCGAACAACATCGCGGGCTGATCACTGCCATGGCATTTGAGTCGCTGCTGAAAGTGTGCGCGCTTTGTGCGGTGGGATTGGTGGCGGTGTACGGCATCTTCGACGGATTGGGGGGCCTGGACGAATGGCTCGCCGATCACCCGGAAAATATCGCGCTGCTGCACACCCCGATCCGCGACGGCTCGGCCCATACCTTGCTGCTGGTGTTTATCGCGACGGCGGTCACCATGCCGCATATCTTCCATCTGGGGCTCGCGGAAAACCCACTGATGCGTAATTCCCACACAGTGACCTGGGCGTTCCCGCTGTTTCTATTGTTGATGGCGTTACCGGTATTCCCCATTTTGTGGGCCGGGTTTGAGCTGGCGGTGCCCTTACCCGCGCAATACTTCACCCTGGGTGTGCCCATTTTGTTCAACTCGCCGGGGCTGACGGTGTTGGCGTTCCTCGGCGGCCTGTCCGCCGCAACCGGCGCCATGATCATCATCACGCTGGCCCTGGCGACCATGGTGATGAACCACTGGCTGCTACCCACCTTCCGCTTGCGCGCGCGCCATGACATCTACCGCCAGCTGTTATGGTTGCGCCGCATCCTGATCGGCGCCATCTTCCTCGGTGGTTACCTGTTTTACTGGATTCTCGACAACCGCTACAGCCTGACAAACCTCGCCCTGCTGGCCTTTATCGAAACCCTGCAATTCCTGCCAGGCACCTTCGCGATCATGTTCTGGACCAAAGGCAACCGGCGCGGCATGCTTGCCGGGCTTGCCGCCGGTACGCTGATCTGGGCGGCGGGTTTACTGGTTCCGGTGATATGGCACATAGAAGCCCTCGCGGTGCCCTTTACGGAGGTGGTGATACCTGTCGGCATTGAGCATTGGAGTGATGTAACCCTGGTGTCGCTCGGGGTAAATACACTGATCTTTGTCATCATCTCGCTGATCACCCGCCAGACCGAAGATGAACACTACAGTGCTGACCTGTGTGCGGCCGACGAACTCAGCCATCCCGTACGCCAGGCGCTGGATGTGCATTCGGCCCTCGAATTCAAAACCCGCCTGACCAAACCCCTGGGCAAAGTGACCGCCAGCCGCGAAGTAGATATTGCCCTCAATGAGTTAAACCTGAGTATCAACGAACGGCGCCCCTACGCCTTGCGCCGCCTGCGCGACCAGATTGAAGGCAACCTCTCCAGCCTGATGGGGATTCACGTCGCCAGCGAGATTATGGATAAGCACCTGCCTTATCAGGTGGCAGAAGCGCGGGATACCGTCGATATCAACCTGATGGAAAACCGCCTCTCCGAATATCGCGACCATCTCACCGGGATGGCCGCAGAGCTGAACAACCTGCGCTTGTATCACCGTAAAACCCTGGAAGAGCTGCCCATGGCGGTGTGCTCTCTGGGGCGCGATATGGAGATCCTGATGTGGAACCGGGCCATGGCAGACCTGACCGAGACGCCCGGTGAAGAAGTTACCGGCTCACGCCTCGATGACATCGCCGAGCCCTGGCGCAGCTTGCTCACCGAATTCAGCAACGGCAGTGAAACCCATTATTACCGGCGCGAAATCGAGCTGAATGGCCGTCCCCACTGGGTCAGCCTGCACAAGGCAGCGATTGAAGGCACCATCAACGCCGGGGTTTATGACCAGGTGATCCTGCTGGAAGACGTGACCGAAACCCAGTTGCTGGAACAGGAACTGGTGCACAGTGAACGCCTGGCTTCGGTGGGTAGACTGGCCGCTGGCGTGGCCCACGAAATTGGCAACCCTATTACCGGCATTGCCTGCCTGGCGCAGAACCTGCGCTATGAATCTGAAAACCCGGAAATCCTGGAAACTGCTGAGCAGATACTCAGTCAAACCGACCGGGTCAGCCGGATCGTGCAATCCCTGGTCGGGTTTTCCCATACGGGCCACAACAAGAAGAGTGACTTTCAGGCGGTGATCCTGCGCGACTGCGCCAATGAAGCCATCCAGTTACTCTCCCTGCAAAAGGACAAGAACCAGGTCTTGTTCAGCAATGACATCGCCCCCAACGCCATTGTGGCGGGTGACACCCAACGGATTATCCAGGTATTTATCAACTTGCTGTCCAATGCCCGGGACGCCAGCCCGGAGCAGGGCCGCGTTACCCTCGACAGCAATGAAGACGAATACAGCATCATCTTCTCGGTGACGGATGAAGGGTCCGGCATTGCACCGGAGCACATCGAGCAGATCTTTGAACCCTTTTTCACCACCAAGGAACCCGGTGAAGGTACTGGTCTTGGCCTGGCCATGGTGTACAGCATTGTCGACGACCATGGTGGTTATCTCGATATCACCAGTCCTGCCGATACCGTGCACAACCGCGGCGCCCGCTTCACCATCAAGCTACCGCGTCACATTGATTCGGTGTTGTAA
- a CDS encoding sigma-54 dependent transcriptional regulator, whose protein sequence is MSKILIVEDETIIRTALHKLLERNQYEVDEAPSVKEATTRYQLKDYDLIISDLRLPGAPGTDLIKLAGDIPVLIMTSYASLRSAVDSMRMGAVDYIAKPFDHDEMVTAVKRVIGKAKANSRGNGAMPQTASHAIAGMIGNSDVMHDLYNRIHKVAPTAATVLIHGETGTGKELVARALHEESQRRDHLMISVNCAAIPETLIESELFGHEKGAFTGAASTREGLVAAADGGTLFLDEIGELPLEAQARLLRVLQEGEVRPLGSVESRKVDVRLIAATHRDLRKLAKEGKFREDLYFRINVVQLELPPLRERGKDIINIAESLLQRYCTQFGKPLLRLSPEAIQAITTYTWPGNVRELENAMQRAVILCEDEKEIGHELLSIDLDLVRFDDEDEPTFGEHRATARNGRAPHKGPQDPAEDLSLEDYFQRFVLEHQDTMSETELARKLGVSRKCLWERRQRLGIPRNKSTAHILK, encoded by the coding sequence ATGAGCAAAATCCTGATTGTTGAAGATGAAACCATCATTCGTACCGCGCTGCACAAACTGCTTGAGCGCAACCAATACGAAGTCGATGAAGCCCCCTCCGTTAAGGAAGCTACCACCCGTTACCAACTCAAGGATTACGACCTGATCATCAGCGACCTGCGCCTCCCTGGCGCGCCGGGTACTGACCTGATCAAACTTGCCGGCGACATTCCTGTGCTGATCATGACCAGCTATGCCAGCCTGCGCTCCGCTGTGGACTCCATGCGTATGGGCGCGGTGGATTACATCGCCAAACCCTTTGATCACGACGAAATGGTCACCGCCGTCAAGCGCGTCATTGGCAAAGCCAAGGCTAACAGCCGTGGCAATGGTGCCATGCCCCAAACGGCCAGCCATGCCATTGCCGGCATGATCGGCAATAGCGATGTGATGCATGACCTCTACAACCGCATCCACAAAGTGGCGCCCACCGCCGCCACCGTATTGATTCACGGCGAAACCGGTACCGGTAAAGAACTGGTTGCCCGTGCCCTCCACGAGGAAAGCCAGCGCCGAGACCATCTGATGATCTCGGTCAACTGCGCCGCCATTCCTGAAACCCTGATTGAATCCGAACTCTTCGGCCATGAAAAAGGTGCCTTTACCGGCGCCGCCAGCACCCGTGAAGGTCTGGTCGCCGCTGCAGATGGCGGAACGCTGTTCCTGGATGAGATCGGTGAACTGCCCCTGGAAGCCCAGGCGCGTTTGTTACGGGTGTTACAGGAAGGTGAAGTGCGGCCCCTGGGCTCGGTGGAATCGCGTAAGGTGGATGTCCGCCTCATCGCCGCCACCCACCGCGATTTGCGCAAGCTGGCTAAAGAAGGAAAATTCCGCGAAGACCTGTACTTCCGTATCAACGTCGTACAACTTGAACTGCCGCCCCTGCGCGAACGTGGCAAGGACATCATCAATATTGCGGAGTCACTGTTACAACGTTACTGCACCCAGTTCGGCAAACCGTTACTGCGCCTGTCACCGGAAGCTATCCAGGCCATCACCACCTACACCTGGCCGGGTAATGTGCGTGAACTGGAAAACGCCATGCAGCGCGCCGTCATATTGTGTGAGGACGAAAAAGAAATAGGTCATGAGCTGCTGTCCATTGACCTGGACCTGGTGCGGTTCGACGACGAAGATGAACCCACCTTCGGCGAGCATCGCGCAACAGCCCGCAACGGTCGCGCCCCGCACAAAGGTCCACAGGACCCGGCGGAAGATTTATCGCTCGAAGATTATTTCCAGCGCTTTGTTCTGGAACATCAGGACACCATGAGCGAAACGGAGTTAGCGCGCAAACTCGGCGTCAGCCGTAAGTGCCTCTGGGAGCGCCGGCAGCGGCTCGGTATTCCGCGCAACAAGTCCACAGCTCACATCCTTAAATAG
- a CDS encoding XdhC family protein has translation MATSFYHALSQWFPLKHEHRWVLGAVIRTRGSVYRKSGALMLLSDAGHQLGLLSGGCLEGDLLLQARKVIALGKSRRVTYDATDEGSLAWRLGIGCGGAAEILLHPCHAYNQFLALDQVFEQLQTQQACRYQLAVDQDSAVVTTCPKAFHQRQAGKIINGNDGDHLVTLINPLPHLLILGSGVDMVPLCNLALAMGWRVTLADQRLSQQRRDSFPSGVELLQTSATDLDTALLQQIDGVIVAHHNVVLDAAALQGLRNSGASYIGLLGPAQRKREVLAAAGLSEHQLPVPIAGPMGLALGGDLPESIALSVLAECHAVIHGSNATALSEAYALDSAQEINGPRPNLGTFNAAG, from the coding sequence ATGGCCACCAGTTTCTACCATGCACTGAGCCAATGGTTTCCGCTGAAACACGAGCACCGCTGGGTGTTGGGAGCGGTTATTCGCACCCGTGGCTCCGTTTATCGCAAGAGCGGCGCCTTGATGTTGCTATCTGACGCCGGTCATCAGTTGGGACTATTGAGCGGCGGTTGCCTTGAAGGCGATTTGTTACTGCAAGCGCGTAAGGTTATTGCGCTGGGTAAAAGCCGACGGGTTACCTACGATGCCACCGATGAAGGCAGCCTGGCCTGGCGTCTTGGTATTGGCTGCGGCGGTGCAGCGGAAATCCTCCTCCACCCCTGTCATGCCTACAATCAATTCCTGGCGCTGGATCAGGTATTCGAACAATTGCAGACACAACAGGCGTGCCGTTATCAGCTGGCCGTCGATCAGGATTCCGCTGTCGTTACCACCTGTCCCAAGGCTTTTCACCAACGCCAGGCTGGCAAGATCATCAACGGTAACGACGGCGACCATCTGGTCACCCTGATTAACCCTTTACCCCATTTGTTGATTCTTGGCAGCGGCGTTGACATGGTTCCCCTATGTAATCTTGCCCTCGCGATGGGCTGGCGGGTGACACTGGCCGACCAACGTCTGTCGCAACAGCGCCGCGACAGTTTTCCCTCTGGCGTTGAACTGTTACAGACGAGTGCTACCGACCTCGATACAGCCTTGCTGCAGCAAATTGACGGCGTGATCGTCGCTCACCACAACGTGGTACTGGACGCAGCGGCCCTGCAAGGGTTGCGCAACAGCGGGGCAAGCTACATTGGACTGCTCGGACCTGCCCAACGCAAACGCGAAGTACTCGCTGCTGCGGGACTCAGTGAGCACCAACTTCCCGTGCCGATTGCGGGCCCTATGGGTTTGGCCCTGGGCGGCGACTTACCGGAAAGCATTGCGCTCTCCGTGCTCGCCGAATGCCATGCCGTTATCCACGGCAGTAATGCGACAGCATTAAGTGAGGCTTACGCCCTCGACTCAGCCCAGGAAATCAATGGGCCACGCCCGAACCTTGGCACCTTTAACGCAGCAGGTTAA
- a CDS encoding NTP transferase domain-containing protein, with protein sequence MKLDGLILAAGSSSRFGSCKLLADWQGAPVLDRIIDAASRLPLNRVAMVTGAYHRDIAAHISDSAITLSYCANWHKGMGSSLAYGVSQLTPENAVLVLLGDQPLIDIDDLQQLLTTWKANPHKVTCAAFAGTRGVPAIFPATAKPWLLQLSGDRGAKGLLNGNDVTAVPMPNAAFDVDTRSDLLHVKTGITP encoded by the coding sequence ATGAAGCTGGACGGCTTGATTCTGGCGGCGGGCAGTTCTTCACGCTTCGGCAGCTGCAAACTATTGGCCGACTGGCAGGGAGCCCCGGTGTTAGACCGGATAATTGATGCTGCCAGCCGTTTGCCGCTGAATCGGGTGGCGATGGTGACCGGCGCCTATCACCGGGATATCGCTGCCCACATTAGCGACTCAGCGATCACATTAAGTTATTGCGCAAACTGGCACAAAGGGATGGGCAGTTCCCTGGCCTATGGCGTAAGCCAGTTAACTCCTGAGAACGCCGTACTGGTTCTACTGGGCGACCAACCACTGATCGACATTGATGACTTACAACAACTATTAACAACCTGGAAAGCCAACCCCCACAAAGTTACCTGCGCCGCCTTTGCCGGCACGCGCGGGGTACCGGCCATCTTTCCGGCAACAGCCAAACCCTGGCTGCTGCAGCTGAGCGGTGACCGGGGCGCCAAGGGCTTATTGAACGGCAATGACGTAACCGCCGTTCCTATGCCCAACGCGGCTTTTGATGTGGATACCCGATCCGATCTCCTTCACGTAAAAACAGGGATAACACCATGA
- a CDS encoding (2Fe-2S)-binding protein: MISLKINGKQQSLDLAPDTPLLWALRDELKLTGTKFGCGVAQCGACTVHFNGTAVRSCSIPLSAASGADVRTIEGLQSPTAKVVQDAWRKLDVVQCGYCQSGQIMSAVALLENNPKPNDDQIDSAMQGNLCRCATYQRIRTAIHEAADELGRKA, translated from the coding sequence ATGATTTCACTCAAGATAAATGGTAAGCAGCAGTCGCTGGATCTCGCGCCGGATACGCCGTTGCTGTGGGCGTTGCGCGATGAACTCAAACTGACCGGCACCAAGTTCGGCTGTGGTGTCGCCCAGTGCGGCGCCTGCACCGTCCACTTCAACGGCACGGCAGTGCGCTCGTGCAGCATTCCACTGTCAGCGGCCAGCGGTGCTGATGTCCGCACTATTGAAGGCCTGCAATCGCCTACCGCCAAGGTGGTACAAGACGCCTGGCGCAAGCTGGATGTGGTGCAGTGTGGTTACTGCCAATCCGGGCAGATCATGTCTGCGGTAGCCCTGCTGGAAAATAATCCCAAGCCCAACGATGACCAGATTGACAGCGCCATGCAAGGCAACCTGTGTCGTTGTGCGACTTACCAGCGTATCCGTACCGCCATCCATGAAGCGGCGGATGAACTAGGGAGGAAAGCCTGA
- a CDS encoding xanthine dehydrogenase family protein molybdopterin-binding subunit, translating to MHFLQQHAQAQAPRNLSEQPLSRRFFLKSVTAGSGLILGCGALPGLTLNASAAEAAISTNELVFNAFLTITPDNRVTVVVKHLDMGQGVSTGLTTLVAEELDASWEQMDWESAPADSSRYNNLFWGPAQGTGGSTAIANSWEQLRKAGAAARAMLVEAAAKQWEVPVKDIKVKDGIISHGNKTATFGELAGKAAALPVPQSPTLKDPKDFRLIGKTIPRKDSPEKTDGTAIYTQDIQLPGMLTAVVLYPPKMFGKLKKVDATKAKAVPGVVDVVEIPRGVAVVADGFWPAQKARQLLQAEWDLSACETRSSDELFTQFTETARKPGTSVKAQGDAAAALAKAENVIETEYHLPYLAHTPIEPLNCVVKVDKTACELWYACQMQTNDQHEVAKATGLKPEQVRIHTLYAGGSFGRRAAPNDYVMDAVAIAKQVPGRPVKMVWAREDDIHNGKFRPMAVHRVRGAVSPEGKLMAWEHHAVAQPILRGSPFEAFIQGPIDGTLIEGIADMPYAIPNLSVQATEMKAAISTLWWRSVGHSGHAFIVEGFIDQLAKAAGKDPLVFRREMLKEHPRFLGALNLAAQQAGWDKPLPKGRGRGIAVHKAMGSWCAQVAEVTVADDGSFSVDRVVCAIDCGIAVNPDVIRAQMEGSIGFGLSAALAEEITLDKGKIVQTNFHNYTLMRIPQMPRVEVHIVPSAEPPSGVGEPGVPPVAGALANALYAATGKPITRLPIGARV from the coding sequence ATGCACTTCCTACAACAACATGCGCAGGCACAAGCGCCGCGCAACCTCAGCGAGCAACCGCTAAGCCGACGCTTTTTCCTGAAATCTGTTACCGCCGGGAGCGGCTTGATACTCGGTTGTGGCGCCTTACCCGGCCTGACACTCAATGCTTCAGCCGCCGAGGCGGCCATTTCCACCAATGAGCTGGTGTTCAACGCCTTCCTTACCATCACGCCGGACAACCGCGTGACCGTTGTCGTCAAACATCTGGATATGGGCCAGGGCGTCAGTACTGGCCTGACCACACTGGTGGCCGAAGAACTGGATGCAAGTTGGGAGCAGATGGATTGGGAATCCGCACCCGCCGACTCCAGCCGTTACAACAACCTGTTCTGGGGCCCCGCCCAAGGCACCGGCGGCTCAACCGCCATCGCCAATTCCTGGGAGCAGCTGCGCAAGGCCGGTGCGGCTGCCCGCGCCATGTTGGTAGAAGCGGCGGCCAAACAATGGGAAGTACCCGTAAAAGACATCAAGGTCAAAGACGGCATCATCTCCCACGGCAACAAGACGGCCACCTTCGGCGAATTGGCCGGTAAGGCAGCGGCGCTGCCGGTGCCCCAGTCCCCCACACTAAAAGATCCCAAAGATTTCCGGCTGATCGGCAAAACCATTCCACGCAAAGACAGCCCGGAAAAAACCGACGGCACGGCGATTTATACCCAGGACATCCAGTTACCGGGCATGTTGACGGCTGTGGTGCTTTATCCACCGAAGATGTTCGGCAAACTGAAAAAAGTCGATGCAACCAAGGCCAAAGCCGTACCCGGCGTGGTTGATGTGGTGGAAATCCCGCGCGGCGTCGCGGTGGTGGCAGACGGCTTCTGGCCCGCCCAAAAAGCGCGTCAATTGCTGCAAGCGGAATGGGACCTGTCGGCCTGCGAAACCCGCAGCAGCGATGAACTCTTTACCCAATTCACCGAAACCGCGCGCAAACCTGGCACCTCGGTCAAAGCCCAGGGTGACGCAGCCGCAGCACTGGCCAAGGCCGAGAATGTCATCGAGACCGAATATCACCTGCCCTACTTGGCCCACACACCTATCGAACCCTTGAACTGTGTGGTGAAGGTCGACAAAACCGCCTGCGAACTCTGGTACGCCTGCCAGATGCAGACCAACGACCAACACGAAGTCGCCAAAGCCACCGGCCTTAAACCGGAGCAAGTAAGGATTCACACACTCTACGCCGGCGGCAGCTTCGGCCGGCGCGCGGCACCTAACGACTATGTGATGGACGCCGTGGCCATCGCCAAACAGGTTCCCGGGCGCCCGGTGAAGATGGTATGGGCACGCGAAGATGACATTCACAACGGCAAATTCCGCCCCATGGCCGTCCATCGCGTGCGCGGTGCCGTGTCGCCGGAAGGCAAGTTGATGGCGTGGGAGCATCACGCCGTTGCCCAGCCGATTCTGCGCGGCTCGCCGTTTGAGGCGTTTATCCAGGGACCTATCGACGGTACATTGATTGAGGGCATTGCGGATATGCCCTATGCCATCCCCAACTTGTCCGTGCAGGCCACCGAGATGAAAGCCGCTATCTCAACACTCTGGTGGCGTTCCGTCGGTCATTCCGGCCATGCGTTTATCGTGGAGGGTTTCATCGACCAGTTGGCCAAGGCAGCAGGCAAAGATCCCCTGGTGTTCCGCCGGGAGATGCTGAAAGAGCATCCCCGTTTCCTCGGCGCACTCAACCTGGCCGCACAACAGGCCGGATGGGATAAACCGCTGCCCAAAGGGCGCGGACGCGGTATCGCCGTGCACAAGGCCATGGGTTCATGGTGTGCCCAGGTGGCGGAAGTCACCGTTGCTGACGACGGCAGTTTCAGTGTGGATCGTGTGGTCTGCGCCATTGATTGCGGCATTGCGGTCAATCCCGACGTGATCCGCGCACAAATGGAAGGCAGCATCGGCTTTGGCCTGAGCGCGGCTCTGGCCGAGGAAATTACCCTGGACAAGGGCAAGATTGTGCAGACCAATTTCCACAACTACACACTGATGCGGATTCCGCAAATGCCCAGGGTGGAAGTGCATATCGTGCCCTCGGCAGAACCGCCCTCGGGCGTGGGTGAACCGGGTGTGCCACCGGTTGCGGGAGCCTTGGCCAATGCCTTGTATGCCGCAACAGGTAAGCCGATCACGCGTTTGCCGATTGGTGCGCGGGTTTAG
- the pcnB gene encoding polynucleotide adenylyltransferase PcnB, translated as MLKRLLNYLAPKGKSTHPSLLIIPRDQHNISRKNVSQAALRIMRQLQESGFNAFLVGGGVRDLLLGGHPKDFDVATDAKPEEIKRVFRGARIIGRRFQIVHVRIGREIIEVTTFRGHHDEARSEDGMLLRDNVYGTIETDAVRRDFTVNALYYNAKDFAVYDYTGGLEDLKQRQLRIIGDPVTRYKEDPVRMLRAVRFAAKLGFSIEPKTADPIYELGSLLRNIPSARLFEEVLKLFMGGSATATFELMRDYRLLAYLFPGTEAALAAGDPIGAALIEQTMVNTDKRVRSDKTVTPAFIYAALLWPALQAELRRLVKHMPPTQAYLQAAQTVISQQLGHTSLPKRFLLPMREIWDLQYRLPQRQGMRALRLLDHPRFRAAYDFLLMREAAGEQLDGLGTWWTRFQGASDDERENMVKDLGKQAGGKGKPRPRRRAPRKPRTEGGDANPPSTTND; from the coding sequence ATGCTTAAACGCTTGTTAAATTATCTTGCTCCCAAGGGCAAATCCACCCATCCCTCCCTGCTCATTATTCCCCGAGATCAGCATAATATTTCGCGCAAAAACGTCAGCCAGGCGGCGTTGCGGATCATGCGTCAATTACAGGAATCCGGCTTCAATGCCTTCCTCGTCGGCGGCGGTGTACGGGATTTACTGCTGGGCGGGCATCCGAAGGATTTCGACGTAGCTACCGATGCCAAGCCAGAAGAGATCAAACGTGTCTTTCGCGGTGCGCGGATCATCGGCCGTCGCTTTCAGATTGTGCATGTGCGCATCGGGCGGGAAATTATTGAAGTCACCACCTTCCGCGGTCATCACGATGAAGCCCGCTCGGAAGATGGCATGTTGCTGCGCGACAACGTCTACGGCACCATAGAAACCGACGCCGTGCGCCGCGACTTTACGGTTAACGCGCTCTATTACAACGCCAAAGACTTTGCGGTCTATGACTACACTGGCGGCCTGGAAGATCTCAAGCAACGCCAGTTGCGTATCATCGGCGACCCGGTGACCCGCTATAAAGAAGATCCGGTACGCATGCTGCGCGCGGTGCGCTTTGCAGCCAAGCTGGGCTTCAGTATCGAACCCAAAACTGCAGACCCGATCTATGAGCTGGGCTCACTGTTGCGCAATATTCCCTCCGCGCGTTTGTTTGAAGAAGTCCTCAAGTTATTCATGGGCGGCTCAGCAACCGCCACCTTCGAGCTCATGCGCGATTATCGGTTACTTGCTTACCTCTTTCCCGGCACCGAAGCCGCGTTGGCAGCCGGCGACCCCATTGGTGCGGCGCTGATCGAACAGACCATGGTCAACACCGACAAGCGGGTACGCAGTGACAAAACCGTAACACCTGCTTTTATCTACGCTGCGTTGCTATGGCCAGCCCTGCAAGCGGAACTGCGCCGTCTGGTGAAGCATATGCCCCCCACCCAGGCCTACTTGCAAGCCGCGCAAACGGTTATCAGCCAGCAGTTGGGTCACACCTCGTTACCGAAACGTTTCCTGCTGCCCATGCGCGAAATCTGGGATTTGCAGTACCGTTTGCCCCAACGCCAGGGCATGCGCGCCTTACGCCTGTTGGATCACCCACGTTTCCGCGCGGCCTATGATTTCCTGTTGATGCGCGAAGCGGCGGGCGAGCAGCTTGATGGGCTCGGCACCTGGTGGACCCGCTTCCAAGGTGCTAGCGACGACGAACGCGAAAACATGGTGAAAGATCTGGGCAAACAGGCGGGCGGAAAGGGCAAACCCAGACCCCGTCGGCGCGCGCCGCGCAAACCGCGCACCGAAGGCGGCGATGCAAATCCGCCCAGCACAACCAACGATTGA
- the folK gene encoding 2-amino-4-hydroxy-6-hydroxymethyldihydropteridine diphosphokinase → MSRVTPAITAFIGLGSNLENPRAQVEQALAELAQLPDTRLTGQSPLYQSRAVGPGEQPDYINAVARIITHLEPLALLDQLQAVEQAHQRVRLERWGPRTLDLDLLLYDGQVIDHPRLQVPHPYLAQRSFVLYPLAAIDPQLVLPCGTRLAALLAQTPADGLRVIN, encoded by the coding sequence ATGAGCCGCGTTACCCCCGCCATCACGGCATTTATCGGCTTGGGCAGCAACCTTGAAAATCCGCGCGCCCAGGTTGAGCAGGCACTTGCTGAACTGGCGCAACTCCCCGATACCCGTCTCACCGGCCAATCGCCGCTGTACCAAAGCAGAGCGGTTGGACCGGGTGAGCAACCGGATTACATCAATGCCGTGGCGCGGATCATCACCCATCTCGAACCCCTGGCCTTGCTGGACCAATTACAAGCCGTGGAGCAGGCCCACCAGCGGGTCCGCCTGGAGCGTTGGGGACCGCGCACCCTGGATCTCGACTTGCTGCTGTACGACGGCCAGGTAATTGACCACCCGCGCCTGCAAGTACCCCACCCCTACCTGGCCCAGCGCAGCTTTGTGCTCTACCCGCTCGCCGCCATTGATCCGCAATTAGTGTTACCCTGCGGCACTCGTCTTGCGGCATTATTAGCGCAGACACCCGCCGATGGCTTGCGGGTTATTAACTGA